A region from the Pseudonocardia petroleophila genome encodes:
- the efeO gene encoding iron uptake system protein EfeO, with amino-acid sequence MSRRTPAAVGVAVLGLALAGCTSTAPVDAGAGGPITVAATDDACDVSATEAPAGTISFDITNGGSKVTEFYLYATGGRIMGEVENIGPGLSRQLIVEVPEGGTYETACKPGMVGDGIRGAFTVTGSAQRSVDTDTRLAEATAGYQRYVNSQVEALVPKTQEFVDAVVAGDVEGAKALYPVARTYWERIEPVAESFGDLDPRIDGRDDGEPGVEFTGFHRLERDLWQDGLQPDSTAIADMLMDDITELANRVPSVELTPLALANGAKELLDEVATGKITGEEDRYSHTDLWDFRANVDGSQGAIAALRPVIDERDPDLGPLLDERFAALDALLENYRDGDGFVLYTALTPDDVKAMTEAVDALGEPVSQVAGVVSS; translated from the coding sequence ATGTCCCGCCGCACCCCCGCCGCCGTCGGCGTCGCCGTCCTCGGCCTCGCCCTGGCCGGCTGCACCAGCACCGCCCCCGTCGACGCCGGCGCCGGCGGCCCGATCACCGTCGCCGCCACCGACGACGCGTGCGACGTCAGCGCAACCGAGGCCCCCGCCGGCACGATCTCGTTCGACATCACCAACGGCGGCAGCAAGGTCACCGAGTTCTACCTCTACGCCACCGGCGGCCGGATCATGGGCGAGGTCGAGAACATCGGCCCGGGCCTGTCGCGGCAGCTGATCGTCGAGGTCCCCGAGGGCGGCACCTACGAGACCGCGTGCAAGCCGGGCATGGTCGGCGACGGCATCCGCGGCGCGTTCACCGTCACCGGCTCCGCGCAGCGCTCGGTCGACACCGACACCCGCCTCGCCGAGGCCACCGCGGGCTACCAGCGCTACGTGAACTCGCAGGTCGAGGCGCTCGTGCCGAAGACGCAGGAGTTCGTCGACGCCGTGGTGGCCGGTGACGTCGAGGGCGCGAAGGCGCTGTACCCCGTCGCCCGCACCTACTGGGAGCGCATCGAGCCGGTGGCGGAGTCCTTCGGCGACCTCGACCCGCGCATCGACGGCCGCGACGACGGCGAGCCCGGCGTCGAGTTCACCGGGTTCCACCGCCTGGAGCGCGACCTGTGGCAGGACGGCCTGCAGCCCGACTCCACGGCGATCGCCGACATGCTGATGGACGACATCACCGAGCTCGCCAACCGCGTCCCTTCGGTCGAGCTCACCCCGCTCGCGCTGGCCAACGGCGCGAAGGAGCTCCTCGACGAGGTCGCCACCGGCAAGATCACCGGCGAGGAGGACCGCTACTCGCACACCGACCTGTGGGACTTCCGCGCCAACGTCGACGGCTCGCAGGGCGCCATCGCGGCCCTGCGCCCGGTCATCGACGAGCGCGACCCCGATCTCGGCCCCCTGCTCGACGAGCGCTTCGCGGCCCTCGACGCCCTGCTGGAGAACTACCGCGACGGCGACGGGTTCGTGCTCTACACCGCGCTGACCCCGGACGACGTCAAGGCCATGACCGAGGCGGTCGACGCGCTGGGTGAGCCGGTGAGCCAGGTCGCGGGCGTCGTCTCGTCGTGA
- the efeB gene encoding iron uptake transporter deferrochelatase/peroxidase subunit, with product MNAFSRRRLLGWTGAGAAAVGIGAVAGCAAPAAPAPAELVVPFRGEHQAGIVTPAQDRLHFVALDVLTDDREELRALLQRWTAAAERMTAGAETTPGGATGGNPNSPPDDTGEALGLPAASLTLTFGVGASLFAKVGLDPSLVPPGLAELPRFAGDQLDPALSGGDLCIQACSDDPQVAVHAVRNLVRMGFGTTAVRWSQLGFGRTSSTSTAQQTHRNLFGFKDGTNNLKAEDPDGLRDQVWVSPDRAPAWLAGGSYLVARRIRMHIEIWDRTSLAEQEVIIGRTKDSGAAIGAAGEFDPADFAAVDETGAPRIAVDAHIRLASAESLGGVKILRRGYNFVDGSDGQGHLNAGLFFIAFMNDPQAQFVPMQRALAQSDVLMEYIEHTGSAVFACPAGLGEGAYWGQSLLEA from the coding sequence GTGAACGCCTTCTCGCGTCGCCGCCTGCTCGGCTGGACGGGTGCCGGCGCGGCGGCCGTCGGGATCGGGGCGGTGGCCGGGTGCGCCGCCCCGGCCGCGCCGGCCCCCGCCGAGCTCGTCGTGCCGTTCCGCGGCGAGCACCAGGCCGGGATCGTCACGCCGGCCCAGGACCGGCTGCACTTCGTCGCCCTCGACGTCCTCACCGACGACCGCGAGGAGCTGCGCGCCCTGCTGCAGCGCTGGACCGCGGCCGCCGAGCGCATGACGGCGGGTGCGGAGACCACCCCGGGCGGGGCCACCGGCGGCAACCCGAACTCCCCTCCCGACGACACCGGCGAGGCGCTCGGGCTGCCCGCGGCCTCGCTCACCCTGACCTTCGGGGTGGGGGCGTCGCTGTTCGCGAAGGTCGGCCTCGACCCGTCGCTCGTGCCGCCCGGGCTGGCCGAGCTGCCCCGGTTCGCCGGCGACCAGCTCGACCCCGCGCTGTCCGGCGGCGACCTGTGCATCCAGGCCTGCTCCGACGACCCGCAGGTCGCGGTGCACGCCGTCCGCAACCTGGTCCGGATGGGCTTCGGCACCACCGCGGTGCGCTGGTCGCAGCTCGGGTTCGGGCGCACGTCGTCGACGTCGACCGCGCAGCAGACCCACCGCAACCTGTTCGGCTTCAAGGACGGCACCAACAACCTCAAGGCCGAGGACCCCGACGGCCTGCGCGACCAGGTCTGGGTGTCGCCCGACCGGGCGCCCGCGTGGCTCGCGGGCGGGAGCTACCTCGTGGCCCGGCGGATCCGGATGCACATCGAGATCTGGGACCGCACCTCGCTCGCCGAGCAGGAGGTGATCATCGGCCGGACGAAGGACTCCGGGGCCGCGATCGGCGCGGCCGGCGAGTTCGACCCCGCCGACTTCGCGGCCGTCGACGAGACCGGGGCCCCGCGGATCGCGGTCGACGCCCACATCCGGCTGGCCTCGGCGGAGTCGCTGGGCGGGGTGAAGATCCTGCGGCGCGGCTACAACTTCGTCGACGGCAGCGACGGGCAGGGGCACCTCAACGCCGGGCTGTTCTTCATCGCCTTCATGAACGACCCGCAGGCCCAGTTCGTGCCGATGCAGCGGGCGCTGGCGCAGTCCGACGTGCTGATGGAGTACATCGAGCACACCGGGTCGGCCGTGTTCGCCTGCCCCGCCGGGCTCGGTGAGGGCGCCTACTGGGGTCAGTCGCTGCTCGAGGCCTGA
- a CDS encoding lytic murein transglycosylase translates to MNSRSAGTVAVLVTLGVVVAVLVAIVRGVSGERESRGDGLVAADVDRDTPVAQGAPLAVDVDLVAWADATAGQTGVPARALRAYGAAELAQRTDTPDCRLSWTTLAGIARVESDHGNLGRAALGDDGRPTPRIVGVPLDGSAGVREILDTDGGRLDGDTVHDRAVGPLQFLPTTWEAYGADGDGDGVADPHQIDDAARGAAAYLCADDRDTADGAGWWDGVLTYNRSGEYARLVWAAADRYATAAAPVS, encoded by the coding sequence GTGAACTCCCGATCGGCCGGAACGGTCGCCGTCCTCGTCACCCTCGGTGTGGTGGTCGCCGTGCTCGTCGCGATCGTCCGGGGGGTGTCCGGGGAGCGGGAGTCCCGCGGTGACGGGCTCGTGGCCGCCGACGTCGACCGCGACACCCCGGTCGCCCAGGGCGCGCCCCTCGCCGTCGATGTCGACCTCGTCGCCTGGGCCGACGCGACGGCCGGGCAGACCGGCGTCCCGGCCCGCGCGCTGCGGGCGTACGGGGCAGCGGAACTCGCGCAGCGCACCGACACCCCCGACTGCCGCCTGTCCTGGACGACGCTGGCCGGGATCGCGCGCGTCGAGTCCGACCACGGGAACCTCGGCCGGGCCGCGCTCGGCGACGACGGGCGGCCGACCCCGCGGATCGTCGGGGTGCCCCTGGACGGCTCCGCCGGCGTGCGCGAGATCCTCGACACCGACGGCGGCCGGCTCGACGGCGACACCGTCCACGACCGCGCGGTCGGCCCGCTGCAGTTCCTGCCGACGACGTGGGAGGCCTACGGCGCCGACGGCGACGGCGACGGCGTGGCCGACCCCCACCAGATCGACGACGCGGCCCGCGGCGCGGCCGCCTACCTGTGCGCCGACGACCGCGACACCGCGGACGGCGCCGGCTGGTGGGACGGGGTGCTCACCTACAACCGCTCCGGCGAGTACGCCCGGCTGGTCTGGGCCGCCGCCGACCGGTACGCGACGGCGGCCGCCCCGGTCTCCTGA
- a CDS encoding MazG family protein produces the protein MDGHPDPRPHDRPAGRGPVDRRPARPVRPAAHRLPDAAARVGGAGRAGQPPLRRVGPDPARRRRRGPDGRLDPAAPRSRVSGSPLLDAVEVMDRLRSPGGCPWDAEQTHESLLQYLVEECYELYQAIEDGDRVAVREELGDVLLQVLFHARIAAEGPDPFTIDDVAADLVAKLVGRHPHVFAPSGIDTAETVDTAVKQEHRWEELKRAEKQRGSSVDGVATAQPAVALAAKLASRTSRAGLPVDLLPSGSGIGEQLFALAARAKLSGIDPEAELRTTARRFEADVRAAETAARDAGLDPHSLDEQAWRRFWPR, from the coding sequence GTGGACGGTCATCCGGATCCTCGACCGCACGACCGACCTGCCGGCCGAGGGCCCGTCGATCGTCGACCAGCTCGGCCAGTCCGACCTGCAGCTCATCGGCTACCGGATGCTGCAGCCCGCGTCGGAGGAGCTGGGCGTGCAGGTCAACCCCCGCTACGGCGTGTGGGACCCGATCCAGCTCGCCGTCGTCGCCGAGGACCAGACGGCCGGCTCGATCCTGCCGCCCCCCGCAGCCGGGTGAGCGGCTCCCCGCTCCTCGACGCCGTCGAGGTGATGGACCGGCTGCGCTCGCCCGGCGGCTGCCCGTGGGACGCCGAGCAGACCCACGAGTCGCTGCTGCAGTACCTCGTCGAGGAGTGCTACGAGCTCTACCAGGCGATCGAGGACGGTGACCGCGTCGCCGTGCGCGAGGAGCTGGGCGACGTCCTGCTGCAGGTGCTCTTCCACGCCCGCATCGCCGCCGAGGGCCCCGACCCGTTCACGATCGACGACGTCGCGGCCGACCTCGTCGCAAAGCTGGTCGGGCGGCACCCGCACGTGTTCGCCCCGTCGGGGATCGACACGGCGGAGACCGTCGACACCGCCGTGAAGCAGGAGCACCGCTGGGAGGAGCTCAAGCGCGCGGAGAAGCAGCGGGGGTCCAGCGTCGACGGCGTGGCGACGGCGCAGCCCGCGGTGGCGCTGGCCGCCAAGCTGGCCAGCCGCACCTCGCGCGCCGGGCTGCCCGTCGACCTCCTGCCGTCCGGCTCGGGGATCGGGGAGCAGCTCTTCGCCCTCGCCGCCCGCGCGAAGCTGTCCGGCATCGACCCCGAGGCCGAGCTGCGCACCACCGCCCGCCGCTTCGAGGCCGACGTGCGCGCGGCCGAGACCGCCGCCCGCGACGCCGGGCTCGACCCCCACTCCCTCGACGAGCAGGCCTGGCGACGGTTCTGGCCCCGCTAG
- a CDS encoding RDD family protein, with product MTATPPPAHPGPGRPRPGHGDQPGYGGQRGYGGQPGYGNQPGYGGPPGYGGQPGYGGQPGYGNQPGYAAPLGYDHRPGYAAGPAYGPDQAYGAQPAYGAQPAYGAQPAYGAQPAYGAQPAYGGSSAYGGAAGYPTPDRGATTSTAYAPWGLRVAATLIDGVVPAAVALLVIVPLSASGDLTLLLTVGGVVYLALFAFAIWNSGYRQGTTGQSIGKRIVGTKLVRVRDLQPVGFGLAIGRQLLHVVDAVPFYVGYLWPLWDDRSQTFADKICDTVVVPADR from the coding sequence GTGACCGCCACCCCACCGCCCGCCCACCCCGGCCCCGGCCGGCCCCGGCCCGGCCACGGCGACCAGCCCGGGTACGGCGGTCAGCGCGGCTACGGGGGCCAGCCCGGGTACGGCAACCAGCCCGGCTACGGGGGCCCACCCGGTTACGGGGGCCAGCCCGGCTACGGCGGTCAGCCCGGGTACGGCAACCAGCCCGGGTACGCGGCCCCACTCGGGTACGACCACCGGCCGGGCTACGCCGCCGGTCCGGCGTACGGGCCCGACCAGGCGTACGGGGCCCAACCGGCGTACGGGGCCCAACCGGCGTACGGGGCCCAACCGGCGTACGGGGCCCAACCGGCGTACGGGGCCCAACCGGCCTACGGGGGATCGTCCGCGTACGGCGGGGCGGCCGGCTACCCGACGCCCGACCGCGGCGCGACGACGTCCACCGCCTACGCGCCGTGGGGCCTGCGCGTCGCCGCCACGCTGATCGACGGCGTCGTCCCGGCCGCCGTCGCGCTCCTGGTCATCGTGCCGCTCTCGGCCTCCGGCGACCTGACCCTGCTGCTGACCGTCGGCGGCGTCGTCTACCTCGCCCTCTTCGCGTTCGCGATCTGGAACAGCGGCTACCGCCAGGGCACGACGGGCCAGAGCATCGGCAAGCGGATCGTCGGCACGAAGCTGGTCCGGGTGCGGGACCTGCAGCCCGTCGGGTTCGGACTCGCGATCGGCCGCCAGCTGCTGCACGTCGTCGACGCGGTCCCGTTCTACGTCGGCTACCTGTGGCCGCTGTGGGACGACCGCAGCCAGACCTTCGCCGACAAGATCTGCGACACCGTGGTCGTGCCCGCCGACCGGTGA
- the mfd gene encoding transcription-repair coupling factor, producing the protein MAKLAGLLRTVLADSDIRAVLDAARDTRADTGPDGGPALRVEGPAALRPFLAAGFGEAGRTVLAVTATDREAEDLGAALADLVDADAVAVLPSWETLPHERLSPRPDTVGRRLSIFRRLADPDTAPRVLVTAARSLIQPIAPGLGRLEPVSLRVGDTADFDALLERLVELAYTRVEMVTARGEFAVRGGIVDVFPPTADQPLRVEFWGDEVSELRTFSVADQRSVAPVDVLHAPGCRELLLTAPVRERAAALARAHENNPPLRELLDHLANGIPSEGMESLVPVLTGGELELLTDLLPATALVLVADPERVRTRSADLVRTGQEFLEASWFAASSGADAPIDVGASAYRDLNDVLHHAAATGHPVVTFSPLLSGRDDALAPPVHEVESYRGDTDRALVDLRAHVSSGGTAVLVVGGAGTAQRSLEQLREADVPATLVDELTDDPEKGLVTVTCGRLNQGFTAGPLVLLSEADLTGNRAAATAPTKMPSKRRNTVDLVTLKPGDHVVHSQHGIGRFVEMRERTVGGATREYLVLEYASSKRGQPADRLFVPTDALDEISRYVGGEIPTLNKLGGGDWAKTKGRARKAVRQIAAQLVQLYAARQSAPGHAFAKDTPWQREMEDAFPYTETPDQLAAIDEVKADMERPVPMDRVISGDVGFGKTEIAVRAAFKAVQDGKQVAVLVPTTLLATQHLDTFTERMRAFPVTVRGLSRFTDNAEAKETITGLTDGTVDVVVGTHRLLQSSVRWKDLGLVIVDEEQRFGVEHKEHITALRTHVDVLTLSATPIPRTLEMSLAGIREMSTITTPPEDRHPTLTYVGAYDTKQVAAAIRRELLRDGQVFYVHNRVSTIDRAAKTIRDLVPEARIAVAHGQMNEDLLERTVNGFWHNEFDVLVCTTIVENGLDISNANTLIVERSDTLGLSQLHQLRGRVGRGRERGYAYFLFPPEHPLTETAHDRLATIAQHSELGAGAAVAMKDLEIRGAGNILGAEQSGHIAGVGFDLYIRLVGEAVAAFRQQAGAGEGEEEEQLTDVRVDLPIDAHVPHDYVTGERLRLEVYRKIAEAGDAEALERIVEELTDRYGEPPQPVRNLLAVAEFRQKCRRLGIAEVAVAGNGIRVGPVDLPDSGQLRLNRLYPKSQYKAAARAVVVPKPVAGGRIGGAPLRDVELLEWCTRLVHDLVLPTAAPAAG; encoded by the coding sequence GTGGCCAAGCTCGCCGGTCTCCTCCGCACCGTCCTCGCCGACTCCGACATCCGGGCCGTCCTCGACGCGGCCCGCGACACCCGGGCCGACACCGGCCCCGACGGGGGTCCGGCCCTGCGCGTCGAGGGCCCGGCCGCGCTGCGCCCGTTCCTCGCGGCAGGGTTCGGCGAGGCGGGCCGCACCGTCCTGGCCGTCACCGCCACCGACCGCGAGGCCGAGGACCTGGGTGCCGCGCTCGCCGACCTGGTCGACGCCGACGCCGTCGCGGTGCTGCCGAGCTGGGAGACGCTGCCGCACGAGCGCCTCTCGCCGCGCCCCGACACCGTCGGCCGCCGCCTGTCGATCTTCCGCAGGCTCGCCGACCCGGACACCGCGCCCCGGGTGCTGGTCACCGCGGCCCGCAGCCTGATCCAGCCGATCGCGCCGGGCCTGGGCCGCCTGGAGCCGGTGTCGCTGCGGGTCGGCGACACCGCCGACTTCGACGCCCTGCTGGAGCGCCTGGTCGAGCTGGCCTACACGCGCGTCGAGATGGTCACCGCGCGCGGCGAGTTCGCCGTCCGCGGCGGGATCGTCGACGTCTTCCCCCCGACGGCCGACCAGCCGCTGCGCGTCGAGTTCTGGGGCGACGAGGTGAGCGAGCTGCGCACGTTCTCCGTCGCCGACCAGCGCTCGGTCGCCCCCGTCGACGTCCTGCACGCCCCGGGCTGCCGGGAGCTGCTGCTCACCGCCCCGGTGCGCGAGCGGGCCGCCGCACTCGCGCGGGCGCACGAGAACAACCCCCCGCTGCGCGAGCTGCTCGACCACCTGGCCAACGGCATCCCGTCCGAGGGCATGGAGTCGCTCGTCCCGGTGCTGACCGGCGGCGAGCTGGAGCTGCTCACCGACCTGCTGCCCGCCACGGCGCTCGTCCTCGTCGCCGACCCGGAGCGCGTCCGCACCCGCAGCGCCGACCTCGTCCGCACCGGGCAGGAGTTCCTGGAGGCGTCCTGGTTCGCCGCCTCCAGCGGCGCCGACGCCCCGATCGACGTGGGCGCCTCGGCCTACCGCGACCTGAACGACGTGCTGCACCACGCCGCCGCCACCGGCCACCCGGTCGTCACGTTCAGCCCGCTGCTCTCGGGCCGCGACGACGCGCTCGCCCCGCCCGTCCACGAGGTGGAGTCCTACCGCGGCGACACCGACCGCGCCCTCGTCGACCTGCGCGCGCACGTCTCCTCCGGCGGCACCGCCGTGCTCGTCGTCGGCGGCGCCGGTACCGCGCAGCGCAGCCTGGAGCAGCTCCGGGAGGCCGACGTCCCGGCCACGCTGGTCGACGAGCTGACCGACGACCCGGAGAAGGGGCTCGTCACCGTCACCTGCGGGCGGCTGAACCAGGGCTTCACCGCGGGCCCGCTCGTCCTGCTGTCGGAGGCCGACCTCACCGGCAACCGCGCCGCCGCCACGGCCCCGACGAAGATGCCGAGCAAGCGCCGCAACACCGTCGACCTGGTCACTCTCAAGCCGGGCGACCACGTCGTGCACTCCCAGCACGGCATCGGCAGGTTCGTGGAGATGCGGGAGCGCACCGTCGGCGGGGCCACCCGGGAGTACCTGGTGCTGGAGTACGCGTCGAGCAAGCGGGGGCAGCCCGCCGACCGGCTGTTCGTGCCCACCGACGCGCTCGACGAGATCAGCCGCTACGTCGGCGGCGAGATCCCCACGCTCAACAAGCTCGGCGGCGGCGACTGGGCGAAGACGAAGGGCCGCGCGCGCAAGGCCGTCCGCCAGATCGCGGCGCAGCTCGTGCAGCTCTACGCGGCGCGCCAGTCCGCGCCCGGCCACGCGTTCGCGAAGGACACGCCGTGGCAGCGCGAGATGGAGGACGCCTTCCCCTACACCGAGACGCCCGACCAGCTGGCGGCGATCGACGAGGTGAAGGCCGACATGGAGCGCCCCGTCCCGATGGACCGCGTGATCTCCGGCGACGTCGGGTTCGGCAAGACCGAGATCGCGGTGCGCGCGGCGTTCAAGGCGGTGCAGGACGGCAAGCAGGTCGCCGTCCTCGTCCCGACGACGCTGCTCGCCACCCAGCACCTCGACACCTTCACCGAGCGGATGCGCGCGTTCCCCGTCACCGTGCGCGGGCTGTCCCGGTTCACCGACAACGCCGAGGCCAAGGAGACGATCACCGGTCTCACCGACGGCACCGTCGACGTCGTGGTCGGCACCCACCGGCTGCTGCAGAGCAGCGTGCGGTGGAAGGACCTCGGGCTCGTCATCGTCGACGAGGAGCAGCGCTTCGGCGTCGAGCACAAGGAGCACATCACCGCCCTGCGCACGCACGTCGACGTGCTGACGCTGAGCGCCACGCCGATCCCGCGCACCCTGGAGATGAGCCTGGCCGGCATCCGCGAGATGTCGACGATCACGACCCCGCCCGAGGACCGCCACCCCACGCTCACCTACGTCGGCGCCTACGACACCAAGCAGGTCGCCGCCGCGATCCGCCGCGAGCTGCTGCGCGACGGGCAGGTGTTCTACGTGCACAACCGCGTGTCCACGATCGACAGGGCGGCCAAGACGATCCGCGACCTCGTCCCGGAGGCCCGGATCGCGGTGGCGCACGGGCAGATGAACGAGGACCTGCTCGAACGCACCGTCAACGGCTTCTGGCACAACGAGTTCGACGTGCTGGTCTGCACCACGATCGTCGAGAACGGCCTCGACATCTCCAACGCCAACACCCTCATCGTCGAGCGCTCCGACACCCTCGGACTCTCGCAGCTCCACCAGCTCCGCGGCCGCGTCGGCCGGGGGCGCGAGCGCGGGTACGCCTACTTCCTGTTCCCCCCGGAGCACCCGCTGACCGAGACCGCGCACGACCGGCTCGCCACGATCGCCCAGCACTCCGAGCTCGGGGCGGGCGCGGCCGTCGCGATGAAGGACCTGGAGATCCGCGGCGCGGGCAACATCCTCGGCGCCGAGCAGAGCGGGCACATCGCGGGCGTCGGGTTCGACCTCTACATCCGGCTCGTCGGCGAGGCCGTCGCGGCGTTCCGGCAGCAGGCGGGCGCGGGGGAGGGCGAGGAGGAGGAGCAGCTCACCGACGTGCGCGTCGACCTGCCGATCGACGCCCACGTGCCGCACGACTACGTCACCGGCGAGCGGCTGCGCCTGGAGGTCTACCGCAAGATCGCCGAGGCGGGTGACGCCGAGGCGCTGGAGCGGATCGTCGAGGAGCTGACCGACCGCTACGGCGAGCCGCCGCAGCCGGTGCGCAACCTGCTCGCCGTCGCGGAGTTCCGGCAGAAGTGCCGCCGGCTCGGGATCGCCGAGGTCGCGGTGGCGGGCAACGGGATCCGCGTCGGTCCGGTCGACCTGCCCGACTCCGGCCAGCTGCGGCTGAACCGGCTCTACCCGAAGTCGCAGTACAAGGCGGCCGCGCGGGCGGTCGTGGTCCCGAAGCCGGTGGCCGGCGGGCGGATCGGGGGAGCCCCGCTGCGCGACGTCGAGCTGCTGGAGTGGTGCACGCGCCTGGTCCACGACCTGGTCCTGCCGACGGCGGCGCCCGCCGCGGGGTAA